The Chitinophagales bacterium genome has a segment encoding these proteins:
- a CDS encoding thiamine pyrophosphate-binding protein, with protein MKKNGAQIATYALEQIGVQFTFGIPGTHTTEIYDAIEKSGKIKPILVAHEGGASFMADAISRTTNAIGCLTIVPAAGLTHALSGIGEAYLDGIPMVVIAGGIRRDSGKYYQLHQLDMQPIAQGVTKAQLLIKSHADIIPTIYEAYQIAISGEPGPVFIEFPVEIMMFSEEVKELPPYNLPTIQPSAIEKNIDEAVNMLLSAKHPMLYLGWGARAASEYTIKIAEKLNAPVALTLQGKSVFPNNHPLYTSCFIGASGKPSSQFALKQHDAMLAVGVRFSEISTGSYGLENPKGLIHIDINNEVFDKNYKSTVNIEGDATAVLKAIWKKIKDKDIKNDNIDIAHKIASLNKKYNDEWLVDKRKDIVSPGWFFDVLNKKLNEEAYVALDDGKHTFLAAELLTSYKANHLISPTDFNCMGYCIPATIATKLAHPDKTVIGIVGDGAAQMTGLELITAKNYEIAPILFVFNDGELGQIAQFQKVPLKDKTCTVIGGFNFEGLAIATGCEYFLMQNDFEIETIIDKALALANGSKPVLVDVRIDYTKKTMLTKGVIKTNLSRFPIGEKIRFITRMLKRHVLG; from the coding sequence ATGAAAAAGAACGGAGCTCAAATTGCTACTTATGCATTAGAACAAATTGGTGTTCAATTTACATTTGGTATTCCAGGTACACATACAACAGAAATCTACGATGCTATAGAAAAATCAGGTAAAATAAAACCAATTCTAGTAGCTCACGAAGGTGGTGCTTCTTTTATGGCAGATGCAATTTCTCGTACTACAAACGCTATTGGTTGTTTAACTATAGTTCCAGCTGCTGGTTTAACACATGCATTAAGTGGTATTGGCGAAGCTTATTTAGATGGAATTCCAATGGTAGTAATTGCTGGTGGTATAAGAAGAGATAGTGGTAAATATTATCAGTTACATCAATTAGATATGCAGCCAATTGCACAAGGCGTTACTAAGGCACAGTTGCTAATTAAAAGCCACGCCGATATTATTCCTACAATATATGAAGCTTATCAAATTGCAATAAGTGGCGAACCTGGACCTGTTTTTATTGAATTTCCTGTAGAAATAATGATGTTTAGTGAAGAAGTTAAAGAATTACCACCATATAATTTACCAACGATACAACCATCGGCAATAGAAAAAAATATAGATGAAGCTGTAAATATGCTACTATCAGCAAAACATCCAATGCTATATTTAGGTTGGGGAGCAAGAGCTGCTAGTGAATACACTATTAAAATAGCTGAAAAATTAAATGCTCCAGTAGCATTAACATTACAAGGCAAAAGTGTTTTTCCAAACAATCATCCATTATATACTAGTTGTTTTATTGGAGCAAGTGGAAAGCCAAGTAGTCAGTTTGCACTTAAACAACACGATGCAATGTTGGCAGTAGGTGTTCGCTTTTCCGAAATTTCTACAGGTAGCTACGGACTAGAAAATCCAAAAGGATTAATTCATATAGACATCAATAATGAGGTTTTTGATAAAAATTATAAATCTACTGTAAATATAGAAGGCGATGCTACAGCAGTACTAAAAGCTATTTGGAAAAAAATTAAAGATAAAGATATTAAAAATGATAATATAGATATTGCTCATAAAATTGCATCATTAAATAAAAAATATAACGACGAATGGTTGGTCGACAAACGAAAGGATATTGTTTCGCCAGGTTGGTTTTTTGATGTACTGAATAAAAAATTAAACGAAGAAGCATATGTAGCATTAGACGATGGCAAGCATACTTTTCTAGCAGCAGAACTTTTAACCAGCTACAAAGCCAATCACTTAATTTCGCCTACAGATTTTAACTGTATGGGTTATTGCATTCCTGCTACAATTGCTACTAAGTTGGCACATCCAGATAAAACAGTTATTGGAATAGTTGGAGATGGTGCAGCACAAATGACAGGTTTAGAATTAATTACAGCTAAGAACTATGAAATAGCACCAATACTTTTTGTTTTTAATGATGGAGAACTTGGACAGATTGCACAGTTTCAAAAAGTGCCTTTAAAAGATAAAACTTGTACAGTAATTGGTGGTTTTAATTTTGAAGGATTAGCAATAGCTACTGGTTGCGAATATTTTTTAATGCAAAATGATTTTGAAATAGAAACAATTATAGATAAAGCGTTGGCACTTGCTAATGGAAGCAAACCAGTTTTGGTAGATGTTCGTATAGATTATACTAAGAAAACAATGCTAACAAAAGGAGTTATAAAAACTAATTTATCAAGATTTCCTATTGGTGAAAAAATTCGTTTTATTACTAGAATGCTAAAGCGACATGTTTTAGGTTGA
- a CDS encoding J domain-containing protein yields MDFIDYYQTLGIAKNATQDEIKKAYRKLARKYHPDLNPNDKDSEQKFKQINEANEVLSNPENRKKYDQYGKDWQHAEAYEQAKANQQQQQRNYQNNYTYSNTGDFGNEDYSDFFEQMFGGSRGGFGRSNNRQTKFRGEDFHATMQISLREAYTTHKKTFNFNGKDIRITIPAGIADHQKIKLKAYGGAGVNGGPNGDLYIEFNIINDTDFNRVGNDLHKTVNIDLYTAILGGDVTVTSFDSKVKLTIKPETENDTKVRLKGKGFPIYKKDNQFGDLILTIKVMMPKNLSEKEKELFTELSKMNSK; encoded by the coding sequence ATGGATTTTATAGACTATTATCAAACGCTAGGTATTGCTAAAAATGCTACGCAAGATGAAATTAAAAAAGCATATCGGAAATTGGCTCGAAAATATCATCCAGATTTGAATCCGAATGACAAAGATTCGGAACAAAAATTTAAACAAATTAATGAAGCCAATGAAGTTTTAAGCAATCCTGAGAATAGAAAAAAGTACGACCAATACGGAAAAGATTGGCAACATGCTGAAGCTTACGAGCAAGCTAAAGCCAATCAACAGCAACAACAACGGAATTATCAAAACAACTATACTTATTCTAATACTGGCGATTTTGGTAATGAAGATTACTCTGATTTCTTTGAACAAATGTTTGGTGGCAGTCGTGGTGGTTTTGGTCGTAGCAATAACAGACAAACAAAATTTAGAGGTGAAGACTTTCATGCTACCATGCAAATTAGCTTGCGAGAGGCGTATACTACACATAAGAAAACATTTAATTTTAATGGAAAAGATATTCGTATTACCATTCCTGCTGGAATTGCAGACCATCAGAAAATAAAATTAAAAGCATATGGTGGTGCTGGTGTAAATGGTGGACCAAATGGCGATTTATATATTGAATTTAATATTATTAATGATACTGATTTTAATAGAGTTGGCAATGATTTACACAAAACAGTAAACATTGATTTGTATACTGCCATTTTAGGTGGAGATGTTACCGTTACTTCGTTTGATAGTAAAGTAAAACTAACAATAAAACCAGAAACTGAAAACGACACTAAAGTTAGACTTAAAGGAAAAGGATTTCCTATTTATAAAAAAGACAATCAGTTTGGCGATTTAATACTGACCATAAAAGTAATGATGCCAAAGAATCTTTCAGAGAAAGAAAAAGAACTATTTACAGAACTTTCTAAAATGAACAGCAAATGA
- a CDS encoding RNA methyltransferase, which yields MRKLKLDELNRLSTTEYQQTNKLPIIVVVDNVRSAMNVGSIFRTCDAFLIEAIYLVGITAQPPNREILKTALGATESVDWQYFENIRSVIDELKSNDYQILAIEQSDASVLLHDFEIDKHQKYALVLGNEVDGVSNEFINNCTACIEIPQYGTKHSLNVSVCAGIVIWHFASSLME from the coding sequence ATGCGTAAACTAAAACTAGATGAACTCAATAGATTATCCACAACGGAATATCAGCAAACCAATAAATTACCCATTATTGTTGTAGTGGACAATGTACGCAGTGCTATGAATGTTGGTTCTATTTTTAGAACTTGCGATGCTTTTTTAATTGAAGCCATTTATTTAGTTGGCATTACAGCTCAACCACCAAACCGAGAAATTTTAAAAACGGCATTGGGTGCTACTGAAAGTGTAGATTGGCAGTATTTTGAAAATATAAGAAGTGTTATTGATGAATTAAAATCAAACGACTATCAAATTTTAGCCATAGAACAATCTGATGCGTCTGTTTTATTGCATGATTTTGAGATTGACAAGCATCAAAAATATGCATTGGTATTAGGTAATGAAGTAGATGGTGTTTCTAATGAATTTATCAATAATTGTACTGCTTGTATAGAAATTCCACAATATGGTACAAAGCACTCTTTAAATGTATCGGTTTGTGCTGGTATTGTTATTTGGCATTTTGCTAGTAGTTTGATGGAATAA
- the mutS gene encoding DNA mismatch repair protein MutS, producing MGQYNRIKQKYPDAILLFRVGDFYETFGSDAIKASEILGIVLTKRANGSASEMELAGFPHHSVDTYLPKLVKAGYRVAICEQLEDPKQTKTIVKRGVTELITPGVAISDKILDHKSNNFLCSLFFDKQDIGIAFIDISTGEFLVSQGNKTHIDKLLQSFLPNEIIFPKQQQKIFNSYYHNQYYTFAVDDWVYDGDYLIKKLEQQFQVQTLKGFGIQDLPLAILAAGACLQYLTDAVHNQIQHINTIARIEHDQYIWLDRFTARNLELIRSTHEKGVALIDILDYSITPMGSRLLKRWVALPLKNKNIIEERLSTVEYFIKEPDLMQSIIQHIKAIGDLERLISKVAVGKISPREVIQLKKSLIAIEPIKELCINSDNSTLKKYAEQINLCVSVREKIQKEMNDDAPVAVQKGNVVKKGVNDTLDELLEIATKGKDYLAALQNKESERTGINSLKIGFNNVFGYYLEVRNTYKDKVPNEWIRKQTLVSAERYITPELKEYEEKILGAEDKIAALEVEIFDALITYITEFIKPIQHNSNIIAQLDVLLSFAQVSKKNNYRKPIITNDLSLQIEAARHPVIEQQLPLGEVYVPNDVYLNPNDQQIIIITGPNMSGKSAILRQTALIVLMAQMGCFVPAKSATIGIIDKLFTRVGANDNLSLGESTFMVEMIETASIVNNISERSLVLLDEIGRGTSTYDGISIAWSLVEFLHQFPNAKPKTMFATHYHELNELADKFPRISNYNVSVKETANKVIFLRKLEKGGSQHSFGIHVAKMAGMPNSIIKRANEILQELESQRSLAGDIQQSLKQLPATDNFQLNMFAMDDPRLMKLKEVLEKVDVNTLTPVEALMKLDELRKLL from the coding sequence ATGGGTCAATACAACAGGATTAAACAAAAATATCCTGATGCTATCTTGTTATTTCGTGTAGGTGATTTCTACGAAACTTTTGGAAGTGATGCCATCAAAGCTTCAGAAATTCTTGGAATTGTACTTACTAAAAGAGCCAATGGTTCTGCTTCAGAAATGGAGTTGGCTGGCTTTCCTCATCATTCTGTCGATACCTATTTGCCAAAATTGGTTAAAGCTGGTTATAGAGTTGCAATTTGCGAACAACTCGAAGATCCAAAACAAACTAAAACAATAGTAAAAAGAGGTGTTACCGAATTGATTACACCTGGCGTTGCTATCAGCGATAAAATTTTAGATCATAAATCTAATAATTTTTTATGCTCTTTATTTTTTGATAAACAAGATATTGGTATTGCATTTATTGATATTTCTACAGGCGAGTTTTTAGTATCACAAGGTAATAAAACACATATAGATAAATTACTACAAAGTTTTTTGCCTAACGAAATTATTTTTCCAAAGCAACAACAAAAGATATTTAATTCGTATTATCATAATCAATATTATACTTTTGCTGTAGATGATTGGGTGTATGATGGCGACTATTTAATTAAAAAGTTAGAACAACAATTTCAAGTACAAACGCTTAAAGGTTTTGGTATTCAAGATTTACCATTGGCAATTTTGGCTGCAGGTGCTTGTTTACAATATCTAACAGATGCCGTTCACAACCAAATTCAACACATCAATACTATTGCTAGAATTGAACACGATCAATATATTTGGCTAGATAGATTTACTGCTAGAAATTTAGAACTTATTAGAAGTACACACGAAAAAGGTGTGGCTTTAATTGATATTTTAGATTATAGTATAACTCCAATGGGAAGTCGTTTATTAAAACGATGGGTAGCTTTGCCATTAAAAAATAAAAATATAATTGAAGAACGATTAAGTACTGTAGAATACTTTATCAAAGAACCAGATTTAATGCAAAGTATTATACAACACATTAAAGCAATTGGCGATTTAGAACGACTGATTTCTAAAGTAGCAGTTGGAAAGATTAGTCCGAGAGAAGTTATTCAACTTAAAAAATCATTAATAGCAATTGAACCAATAAAAGAATTATGTATTAATAGCGATAATAGTACATTAAAAAAATATGCAGAACAAATTAATCTGTGTGTTTCTGTTAGAGAAAAAATTCAAAAAGAAATGAATGACGATGCTCCAGTTGCTGTACAAAAAGGTAATGTTGTTAAAAAAGGAGTAAACGATACACTCGATGAATTATTAGAAATTGCTACGAAAGGAAAAGATTATTTGGCTGCTCTACAAAATAAAGAAAGTGAAAGAACAGGTATCAACTCTTTAAAAATTGGTTTTAATAATGTATTTGGTTATTATTTAGAAGTAAGAAATACATATAAAGATAAAGTTCCAAACGAATGGATTAGAAAGCAGACTTTGGTAAGTGCAGAAAGATACATCACTCCAGAATTAAAAGAATATGAAGAAAAAATACTAGGAGCAGAAGATAAAATTGCAGCTTTAGAAGTTGAAATTTTTGATGCATTGATTACTTACATTACCGAGTTTATAAAACCAATTCAGCACAATAGCAATATCATAGCACAGTTAGATGTGTTGTTGTCGTTTGCACAAGTCAGCAAGAAAAACAATTATAGAAAACCAATAATTACCAACGATTTATCACTACAAATTGAAGCTGCACGACATCCAGTAATTGAACAACAATTGCCACTTGGCGAAGTTTATGTTCCTAATGATGTATATTTGAATCCAAATGACCAACAAATTATCATTATTACAGGTCCAAATATGAGTGGTAAATCTGCTATACTCAGACAAACAGCTTTAATTGTATTAATGGCTCAAATGGGTTGTTTTGTTCCTGCAAAATCTGCTACCATTGGCATTATAGATAAACTATTTACTAGAGTAGGAGCAAACGATAATTTGTCTTTAGGCGAATCTACTTTTATGGTAGAAATGATTGAAACAGCGAGTATTGTCAATAATATTTCAGAAAGAAGTTTGGTATTACTAGATGAAATTGGAAGAGGTACTAGTACTTATGATGGCATTTCTATTGCTTGGAGTTTGGTAGAATTTCTACATCAATTTCCAAATGCCAAACCTAAAACAATGTTTGCAACACATTATCACGAATTGAATGAATTAGCAGATAAGTTTCCTAGAATAAGTAATTACAATGTATCAGTAAAAGAAACAGCCAATAAAGTCATTTTTTTAAGAAAATTAGAAAAAGGAGGCAGTCAGCACAGCTTTGGAATTCATGTAGCAAAAATGGCAGGAATGCCGAATAGCATTATAAAACGAGCTAATGAAATTTTACAAGAACTAGAATCGCAACGCAGTTTAGCAGGAGACATACAACAGAGTTTAAAACAATTACCAGCAACAGATAATTTTCAATTGAATATGTTTGCTATGGACGATCCACGATTAATGAAACTCAAAGAAGTATTAGAAAAAGTAGATGTCAATACACTAACACCAGTAGAAGCACTAATGAAATTGGATGAATTAAGAAAGTTGTTGTAA
- a CDS encoding HlyC/CorC family transporter produces the protein MTLLIIFFLLSITTSFFCSIWEAVLLSITPSFVKRKVQEGSITGTILEQFKKDIDKPLSAILTLNTIAHTVGAIGVGAQAGKVFGANYFTVFGFHLSYESIIAAAMTLAILILSEIIPKTIGANNWQSLASFSARSIQVIVYILFPFVWVSQLITKTLKKNKEQSVLSRSDFAVMAQVVEESGELQKDEYRIIKNLLSFEELKAKDVMTPRTVIRMAEEDQTLINYYEKIEKQIPFSRIPLYHQNKDFVTGLLLKDDLLKALVEEEDNKKLSEIKRSVLIVSYTLSLPKLFDKLLDKKEHLAIVVDEYGGVMGLVTLEDIVETLFGKEIMDEKDTVSDLQSYARNRWQERAKKMGLLDEEE, from the coding sequence ATGACATTATTAATTATATTCTTTCTATTATCTATTACAACTTCTTTCTTTTGTTCAATTTGGGAGGCAGTACTGCTAAGTATTACACCATCATTTGTAAAAAGAAAAGTACAAGAAGGGAGTATTACAGGAACTATTTTAGAGCAATTTAAAAAAGACATCGACAAACCTTTGTCTGCTATTCTTACGCTTAATACTATAGCTCATACAGTTGGTGCAATAGGTGTTGGAGCTCAAGCAGGAAAAGTTTTCGGAGCTAATTATTTTACCGTTTTTGGCTTTCATTTGTCCTACGAATCTATTATTGCAGCAGCAATGACCTTAGCTATTCTTATTCTGTCAGAAATCATTCCTAAAACTATCGGTGCTAACAATTGGCAATCATTAGCATCGTTTTCTGCAAGGAGCATACAAGTTATTGTATATATATTATTTCCATTTGTTTGGGTAAGCCAACTCATTACTAAAACACTTAAAAAGAACAAAGAACAAAGTGTGTTGAGTCGTAGCGATTTTGCAGTAATGGCTCAAGTAGTAGAAGAAAGTGGTGAACTACAAAAAGATGAATATCGCATCATTAAAAACTTACTGTCGTTCGAAGAATTAAAAGCCAAAGATGTAATGACACCAAGAACTGTAATTAGAATGGCAGAAGAAGATCAAACACTAATTAATTACTACGAAAAAATAGAGAAGCAAATTCCTTTTTCTAGAATACCATTGTATCATCAAAATAAAGATTTTGTAACAGGTTTATTGCTAAAAGACGATTTATTAAAAGCATTGGTAGAAGAAGAAGACAACAAAAAACTATCCGAAATAAAACGCTCTGTATTAATTGTTTCATACACATTGTCTTTGCCAAAATTGTTTGATAAGCTATTAGACAAAAAAGAACACTTAGCAATTGTAGTAGATGAATATGGTGGCGTAATGGGTTTAGTGACACTAGAAGATATAGTAGAGACTTTATTTGGAAAAGAAATCATGGACGAAAAAGACACGGTGTCCGACTTACAATCATATGCTAGAAATCGTTGGCAAGAACGAGCAAAAAAAATGGGTTTACTCGATGAGGAAGAGTAG
- a CDS encoding alpha/beta hydrolase, with the protein MQSVQSKAVQTIIKSFRSTLVVAKKLDDKTNRASFERLATITKFPRGVEKEETIYAGIEAAWFTPMHYNHDTVLLYLPGGAYCFGSYKTHKALIARIARAAHCKAIGVNYAKAPEEPFPKAIEDGIKVYQQLIIDGYKNIIIGGDSAGGGLALALTLEILNQQLPLPSSLVLIAPWTDLTMSGDSIQSKADIDPMLPADMLGFFAEKYYTTNDPTNPLISPLFANFDGFPPTLIQVGTSEVLLDDAIRVANKMKLANVNVELDIWNNMMHVFHYLGGIIPEANQAIEKIGNFIKNNINHGNN; encoded by the coding sequence ATGCAAAGTGTTCAAAGTAAAGCAGTACAAACCATTATTAAAAGTTTTAGAAGCACCTTAGTCGTAGCTAAAAAATTAGACGATAAAACCAATAGAGCTAGTTTTGAACGACTGGCAACCATTACTAAATTTCCAAGAGGTGTGGAAAAAGAAGAAACAATTTATGCAGGAATTGAGGCAGCATGGTTTACGCCAATGCATTATAATCACGATACGGTATTATTATACTTGCCTGGTGGTGCTTACTGTTTTGGCTCATATAAAACACATAAAGCTTTAATTGCTAGAATTGCTAGAGCAGCACATTGCAAAGCCATAGGTGTTAACTATGCTAAAGCACCAGAAGAACCATTTCCTAAAGCAATTGAAGATGGAATTAAAGTATATCAACAATTAATAATAGATGGATATAAAAATATAATTATTGGTGGCGATTCTGCTGGTGGTGGTTTGGCTTTAGCATTAACACTAGAAATACTTAATCAACAATTACCATTGCCATCAAGTTTGGTGTTAATTGCACCATGGACAGACTTAACGATGAGTGGAGATAGCATTCAATCAAAAGCAGATATTGATCCTATGCTTCCAGCTGATATGTTGGGCTTCTTTGCAGAAAAATACTATACAACAAACGATCCAACCAATCCATTAATTTCGCCACTGTTCGCCAATTTTGATGGATTTCCACCTACACTCATTCAAGTTGGTACTAGTGAAGTTTTGTTAGATGATGCCATTCGTGTAGCCAATAAAATGAAATTAGCCAATGTAAATGTAGAGTTAGATATTTGGAATAACATGATGCATGTTTTTCATTATTTAGGTGGAATTATTCCAGAAGCCAATCAAGCAATCGAAAAAATTGGTAACTTTATAAAAAATAATATCAATCATGGTAACAATTAA
- the polA gene encoding DNA polymerase I gives MKKLFLFDSFAIIFRAYFAMQRNPLINSKNQNVSAISGFVSTLWEIIQKYQPTHLACCFDMPGDTIRHEEFEAYKANRQETPEDIIFSVPYIKEILKGFNIPILEMQGYEADDVIGTVAQLAAKHDFETHIVTMDKDLGQLVTDKIFIHRPPYMGNPAQTYGVKEICDKWQIENPLQLIDILGLMGDAVDNIPGVLGVGEKTAIKLINQYNSVENIYNHIDEIKGKLQEKLIEQKDQALMSKQLATVYTDVPVEFNEANLKIGNFNTTVLTQLFSELEFRTLGKRILGKDFDIVQAATVTTNNNTNSNQMNLFDTATTNVPIVNEANSIESINKKYIHLKTEEEIKTAVDSLMKHKVLCFDTETTGLDPLNCKIVAITFSVESNQAYFIRFPEDDEATKAILQLIQPLLANENSIKIAHNIKYDDLVLKQYQIEIKGVFWDTMIAHYLMQPDGKHGMDRLAQDYLNYTPIAIESLIGKKGKAQGNMQDVDDKELIDYACEDADITLQLYHIFNKSIEEKHLHKLFYDVESPLIEVLADMEYEGVNIDVPFLKKYSEELAHDIVSLQDEIYQLSNNQFNLDSPKQLGEILFDVMKIPYQGKKTKTGQYSTDEATLSKLENEHPIIEHILNYRELTKLKSTYVDALPNLINPKTHRIHTTFNQAVAATGRLSSNNPNLQNIPIRTEKGRIIRQAFVPRNENYTLLSADYSQIELRIVASISGDENMMNAFNNGIDVHTSTAANVYGVALNEVTSDMRRKAKMVNFGIIYGISAFGLAQRLAIPKSEAAELIEQYFVKYNGIKQYMDDAIAFAKKHEYAETLLGRRRYLRDINAKNFTIRSFAERNAINAPIQGTAADMIKLAMINIQKQLNHYKLQSKLILQVHDELLLDVLHSEKDTLTEIVHKEMQNALPLRVPIEVTSGFGNNWLEAH, from the coding sequence ATGAAAAAATTATTTCTGTTCGATTCTTTTGCCATTATATTCAGAGCATATTTTGCAATGCAAAGAAATCCATTGATTAATAGCAAAAATCAAAATGTATCTGCAATTTCTGGTTTTGTAAGCACACTTTGGGAAATCATTCAAAAATACCAACCAACGCATTTAGCTTGTTGCTTCGATATGCCAGGCGATACCATCAGACACGAAGAGTTTGAAGCATATAAAGCAAACAGACAAGAAACACCAGAAGATATTATCTTTTCTGTGCCATACATCAAAGAAATTTTAAAAGGATTTAATATTCCAATTTTAGAAATGCAAGGTTACGAAGCCGATGATGTAATTGGAACTGTTGCTCAACTTGCAGCAAAACATGATTTTGAAACGCACATTGTAACCATGGATAAAGATTTAGGACAATTGGTTACTGATAAAATTTTTATTCATCGTCCACCATATATGGGAAATCCAGCACAAACCTATGGTGTTAAAGAAATTTGCGATAAATGGCAGATTGAAAATCCATTACAATTAATAGACATTTTAGGATTAATGGGCGATGCTGTAGATAATATTCCTGGAGTTTTAGGTGTAGGAGAGAAGACAGCAATAAAATTGATTAATCAATATAATTCAGTAGAAAACATATATAATCATATTGATGAAATAAAAGGAAAATTACAAGAAAAGTTAATCGAACAAAAAGATCAAGCACTTATGTCTAAGCAATTGGCAACAGTGTATACAGATGTTCCAGTAGAATTTAATGAAGCCAACTTAAAAATTGGTAATTTTAATACAACAGTCTTGACACAGCTTTTTTCTGAATTAGAATTTAGAACGCTAGGAAAAAGAATATTAGGCAAAGACTTCGACATTGTTCAAGCAGCAACAGTTACTACGAATAATAATACCAATAGCAATCAAATGAATTTGTTTGATACAGCAACTACCAATGTTCCAATAGTAAACGAAGCCAATAGTATAGAATCTATAAATAAAAAATATATTCATTTAAAAACTGAGGAAGAAATTAAAACAGCAGTCGACAGTTTAATGAAGCATAAAGTATTGTGTTTCGATACAGAAACAACTGGCTTAGATCCATTAAATTGTAAAATTGTAGCCATTACATTCTCTGTAGAATCTAATCAAGCATATTTTATAAGATTTCCTGAAGATGACGAAGCAACCAAGGCAATTTTGCAACTCATTCAACCACTTTTAGCCAACGAAAACAGCATTAAAATAGCACATAATATTAAATATGATGATTTAGTATTAAAGCAATATCAAATAGAAATTAAAGGAGTTTTTTGGGACACTATGATTGCACACTATCTAATGCAACCAGATGGAAAGCATGGAATGGATAGATTGGCTCAAGACTACTTAAACTATACACCAATTGCTATCGAATCCTTGATTGGAAAAAAAGGCAAAGCACAAGGCAATATGCAAGATGTTGATGATAAAGAACTCATCGATTATGCTTGTGAAGATGCAGACATAACTTTACAACTCTATCATATTTTTAATAAAAGTATAGAAGAAAAGCACTTGCATAAACTGTTTTACGATGTAGAATCACCGTTAATTGAAGTATTAGCAGATATGGAATACGAAGGCGTAAACATAGATGTTCCTTTCTTAAAAAAATATTCCGAAGAACTAGCACATGATATTGTTTCATTGCAAGACGAAATATATCAACTATCTAATAATCAATTTAATTTAGATTCACCAAAACAGCTAGGCGAAATTCTGTTCGATGTAATGAAAATTCCTTATCAAGGTAAAAAAACAAAAACAGGTCAATATTCTACAGATGAAGCAACACTAAGTAAGCTAGAAAATGAACATCCAATAATAGAACATATATTAAATTATAGAGAATTAACCAAGCTCAAATCTACTTATGTTGATGCATTGCCCAACTTAATCAATCCAAAAACACATAGAATTCATACTACATTCAATCAAGCAGTAGCAGCAACAGGTCGACTAAGTTCTAATAATCCAAACTTACAAAACATTCCAATTCGTACAGAAAAAGGAAGAATCATAAGACAAGCATTTGTTCCAAGAAATGAAAACTATACACTTTTGTCTGCCGATTATTCTCAAATCGAACTCAGAATCGTAGCATCAATTAGTGGCGATGAAAACATGATGAATGCATTTAACAATGGAATTGATGTACATACATCAACAGCTGCAAATGTATATGGTGTTGCTTTAAACGAAGTTACATCAGACATGCGTAGAAAAGCAAAAATGGTCAACTTCGGAATTATTTACGGAATTTCTGCGTTTGGTTTGGCTCAACGATTGGCAATTCCAAAATCAGAAGCTGCTGAACTAATTGAACAATATTTTGTTAAATATAATGGTATTAAACAATATATGGACGATGCTATTGCTTTTGCTAAAAAACACGAATACGCCGAAACTTTGTTAGGAAGAAGACGCTATTTGAGAGACATCAATGCTAAGAACTTTACCATTAGAAGTTTTGCCGAAAGAAATGCCATCAACGCACCAATTCAAGGAACAGCTGCAGATATGATAAAATTAGCAATGATTAATATTCAAAAGCAACTCAATCACTACAAATTACAATCTAAGCTAATATTACAGGTTCACGATGAGTTACTTTTAGATGTTTTACATTCAGAAAAAGATACTTTAACAGAAATTGTACACAAAGAAATGCAAAATGCACTACCTTTACGAGTGCCAATTGAAGTGACTAGTGGATTTGGTAATAATTGGTTAGAAGCACATTAA